A genome region from Cervus canadensis isolate Bull #8, Minnesota chromosome 10, ASM1932006v1, whole genome shotgun sequence includes the following:
- the LOC122447809 gene encoding ferritin light chain-like, whose protein sequence is MSSQIRQNYSTEVEAAINHLVNMQLRASYTYLSLGFYFDRDDVALEGVGHFFRELAKEKREGMECLLKLQNQRGGRALFLDMQKPSQNEWGKTQDSMEATLLVEKNLNQALLDLHDLASAHGDSHICDFLENHFLDEEVKLIKKMGDHLTNLRRLAGPQAGLGEFLFQRLTPKHN, encoded by the coding sequence ATGAGCTCCCAGATTCGTCAGAATTATTCTACTGAAGTGGAGGCCGCCATCAACCACCTGGTTAACATGCAACTGCGGGCCTCCTACACCTAcctctctctgggcttctatttCGACCGCGACGATGTGGCTCTGGAGGGTGTGGGTCACTTTTTTCGTGAATTGGCCAAGGAGAAGCGCGAGGGCATGGAGTGTCTCTTGAAACTGCAAAACCAGCGTGGCGGCCGCGCCCTCTTCCTGGACATGCAGAAGCCATCTCAAAATGAGTGGGGTAAAACCCAGGACTCTATGGAAGCCACCCTTCTTGTAGAGAAGAACCTGAATCAAGCCCTGTTGGATCTGCATGACCTGGCTTCTGCCCATGGAGACTCCCACATCTGTGATTTCCTGGAGAACCACTTCCTAGATGAGGAAGTGAAACTCATTAAGAAGATGGGTGACCACCTGACCAACCTCCGCAGGCTGGCTGGTCCCCAGGCTGGGTTGGGCGAGTTTCTCTTCCAGAGGCTCACCCCCAAGCACAACTAG